One window from the genome of Paraconexibacter algicola encodes:
- a CDS encoding HAMP domain-containing sensor histidine kinase produces MVRRLVTSYVALVALALIAFTIPVAITLVQQLGDQQQARVERDARGLAALVGAPEVSVAAVRRLAAEIEAESGGRVSAVGRDGAPIGGLPRPGGASALSALAGEEVVERGDRPELGEDGIAITVPARDDAGRVVGVVRVVESDAEREEQLASIWTLRGAIAAVVILLGGIVGVRLARRLTRPLRDLREVAARVGAGDFSARAGETGPPEVVQLATTLNDTTRRLDELLGLQRTFVADASHQLRTPLAAIRLWVDSAAETVEDLDTREDLDRATEEIDRMARLIDAMLLLARAEDSPARAVPVDLDALVHERRPGWDERAQSTHARVVTELDPGLVVRGRAASLEQVLDNLVDNALGVGAREVAVRACAEAGRVVVTVADDGPGLRPADRERAFDRFWRGPGADERPGSGLGLAIVRRLVEQEGGEVTLEASPTGGLLVRMTLPADRAATPAGVR; encoded by the coding sequence GTGGTCCGCCGGCTCGTCACCTCGTACGTCGCGCTCGTCGCGCTGGCGCTCATCGCGTTCACGATCCCGGTGGCGATCACGCTCGTGCAGCAGCTCGGCGACCAGCAGCAGGCGCGCGTCGAACGCGACGCCCGCGGCCTCGCCGCGCTGGTCGGGGCGCCCGAGGTGAGCGTCGCCGCCGTCCGCCGGCTCGCCGCGGAGATCGAGGCGGAGTCCGGCGGGCGCGTGTCCGCGGTCGGTCGGGACGGCGCGCCGATCGGCGGGCTGCCGCGCCCCGGCGGGGCGAGCGCGCTGTCCGCCCTCGCGGGGGAGGAGGTCGTGGAGCGCGGGGACCGGCCGGAGCTCGGCGAGGACGGCATCGCGATCACGGTCCCGGCGCGCGACGACGCCGGCCGCGTCGTCGGCGTCGTGCGCGTGGTCGAGTCCGATGCCGAGCGCGAGGAGCAGCTCGCCTCGATCTGGACGCTGCGCGGGGCGATCGCCGCGGTCGTCATCCTGCTCGGCGGCATCGTCGGGGTCCGTCTCGCCCGCCGCCTCACCCGGCCGCTGCGCGACCTGCGCGAGGTCGCCGCCCGGGTCGGTGCCGGGGACTTCTCCGCCCGCGCGGGCGAGACCGGTCCGCCCGAGGTCGTCCAGCTCGCGACGACGCTGAACGACACGACCCGTCGTCTCGACGAGCTGCTCGGCCTCCAGCGCACGTTCGTGGCCGACGCGTCGCACCAGCTGCGCACGCCGCTCGCCGCGATCCGGCTGTGGGTCGACTCCGCCGCCGAGACCGTCGAGGACCTCGACACGCGCGAGGACCTCGACCGCGCGACCGAGGAGATCGACCGCATGGCCCGCCTGATCGACGCGATGCTGCTGCTGGCGCGGGCCGAGGACTCGCCCGCCCGTGCGGTGCCGGTCGACCTCGACGCGCTCGTGCACGAGCGCCGGCCCGGCTGGGACGAGCGCGCGCAGTCCACGCACGCCCGCGTCGTCACCGAGCTGGACCCGGGCCTCGTGGTCCGGGGTCGCGCGGCGAGCCTCGAGCAGGTGCTCGACAACCTCGTGGACAACGCGCTCGGGGTCGGTGCCCGCGAGGTCGCGGTCCGGGCGTGCGCGGAGGCCGGACGGGTGGTCGTGACGGTCGCCGACGACGGGCCCGGCCTGCGGCCCGCCGACCGGGAGCGGGCGTTCGACCGGTTCTGGCGCGGGCCGGGCGCCGACGAGCGTCCCGGGTCCGGCCTGGGGCTGGCGATCGTGCGGCGGCTCGTCGAGCAGGAGGGCGGCGAGGTGACGCTCGAGGCGTCCCCGACCGGCGGCCTGCTCGTGCGGATGACGCTCCCGGCGGACCGGGCGGCGACGCCCGCGGGCGTCCGCTGA
- a CDS encoding carbonic anhydrase: MSDITRRSLITRGSAVAAGAVAGGGLLATPASASEKTSGLTPGQALARLRAGNRRYVSSRMAGPNRSRGRRVAQAEGQTPFASILSCSDSRVPPELVFDRGLGDLFIVRLAGNVTSPEGVGSLEFAAEEFGVPLIVVMGHEACGAVKATKAALEDPNFKASENVGALAKSIAPSVEAAKKAGAKDIVESAINFNAKRQARILRQNPILAPRIADGRLAIVSARYDLETGRVSFL; encoded by the coding sequence ATGTCCGACATCACCCGCCGATCCCTCATCACCCGCGGCTCCGCCGTCGCGGCCGGTGCCGTCGCCGGTGGCGGCCTGCTCGCCACGCCCGCCTCCGCGTCGGAGAAGACCAGCGGCCTGACGCCCGGCCAGGCGCTCGCCCGCCTGCGTGCCGGCAACCGCCGCTACGTCTCCAGCCGAATGGCCGGTCCGAACCGCTCGCGCGGCCGCCGCGTGGCGCAGGCCGAGGGCCAGACGCCGTTCGCGAGCATCCTGTCCTGCTCGGACTCCCGCGTCCCGCCGGAGCTCGTCTTCGACCGCGGCCTGGGCGACCTGTTCATCGTCCGGCTCGCCGGCAACGTCACCTCGCCCGAGGGCGTCGGCTCGCTGGAGTTCGCCGCCGAGGAGTTCGGCGTGCCGCTGATCGTCGTCATGGGCCACGAGGCCTGCGGCGCCGTCAAGGCGACCAAGGCCGCGCTGGAGGACCCGAACTTCAAGGCGTCCGAGAACGTCGGGGCGCTCGCGAAGTCGATCGCCCCGTCGGTCGAGGCCGCGAAGAAGGCGGGGGCGAAGGACATCGTCGAGTCGGCGATCAATTTCAACGCCAAGCGCCAGGCCCGCATCCTGCGCCAGAACCCGATCCTCGCCCCGCGGATCGCCGACGGCCGCCTGGCGATCGTCTCCGCCCGCTACGACCTGGAGACCGGGCGCGTCAGCTTCCTGTAG
- a CDS encoding SDR family NAD(P)-dependent oxidoreductase: protein MAELEGKRAVITGAATGLGRAIAELFVERGASVYLTDINEEGVAETARELGAVGSSRCDVSSAADQEAQFAAAQEAFDGGFNLVVNNAGIEIASILVEQSEEDFDRMMDINVKGVWLGMKHATPHLVAAGGGTIVNMSSVAGVGGAPLLGSYCASKAAVIQLTRVAAYELRAHNIRINAVCPAFIDTAMVDRLVAPVEALTGMDFEELAALKQGRRGTPAEVAEMTAFLASDDAAWTTGSHYVLDNALTAGLL from the coding sequence ATGGCAGAGCTGGAGGGCAAGAGAGCCGTGATCACCGGCGCCGCGACCGGGCTCGGTCGCGCGATCGCGGAGCTGTTCGTGGAGCGCGGCGCGTCCGTGTACCTCACGGACATCAACGAGGAGGGCGTCGCCGAGACGGCCAGGGAGCTCGGCGCCGTCGGCTCCAGCCGCTGCGACGTCTCCTCGGCCGCCGACCAGGAGGCGCAGTTCGCGGCCGCCCAGGAGGCCTTCGACGGCGGGTTCAACCTCGTCGTCAACAACGCGGGCATCGAGATCGCGTCGATCCTGGTCGAGCAGTCCGAGGAGGACTTCGACCGGATGATGGACATCAACGTCAAGGGCGTCTGGCTGGGCATGAAGCACGCCACCCCGCACCTCGTCGCCGCCGGCGGCGGGACGATCGTGAACATGTCCTCGGTCGCCGGGGTCGGCGGCGCGCCGCTGCTCGGCAGCTACTGCGCGTCGAAGGCCGCGGTCATCCAGCTCACCCGCGTCGCCGCGTACGAGCTGCGCGCGCACAACATCCGCATCAACGCGGTCTGCCCGGCGTTCATCGACACCGCGATGGTCGACCGCCTGGTCGCGCCCGTCGAGGCGCTCACCGGCATGGACTTCGAGGAGCTCGCGGCGCTCAAGCAGGGCCGTCGCGGCACGCCGGCCGAGGTCGCCGAGATGACCGCGTTCCTCGCGTCCGACGACGCGGCGT
- a CDS encoding PaaI family thioesterase, translated as MTGRPADQAVDDVTRWLGMRLPASGVTELDVRPALFNPAGLVSGPVTMALIDYAMATALWAHVTEDEDIATTNISVNYLRSAREGRIRATATMDRRTARAASLRAEVLHEDGTLMATAVGTFAIFARRGH; from the coding sequence ATGACCGGACGACCTGCCGACCAGGCCGTCGACGACGTCACCCGCTGGCTCGGGATGCGCCTCCCGGCGAGCGGCGTCACCGAGCTCGACGTCCGTCCCGCGCTGTTCAACCCGGCGGGCCTGGTCTCCGGGCCGGTCACGATGGCGCTGATCGACTACGCGATGGCCACCGCGCTCTGGGCGCACGTCACCGAGGACGAGGACATCGCGACCACGAACATCTCGGTGAACTACCTGCGGTCGGCGCGCGAGGGCCGCATCCGCGCGACCGCGACGATGGACCGCCGCACCGCCCGGGCGGCCTCCCTGCGCGCCGAGGTCCTGCACGAGGACGGGACGCTGATGGCGACCGCCGTCGGCACCTTCGCGATCTTCGCCCGCCGGGGGCACTGA
- a CDS encoding response regulator transcription factor translates to MTTAPRTRVLLVEDDRSIAAGLVKGLSRYGFDVEAVATGAAVPEHPDHDIVLLDLGLPDVDGLDVCRALRTRSAVPIIVITARGDETDRVVGLELGADDYLAKPFGLRELVARMRAVLRRVAAPPPLPASVAVAVGAPDEAAAVPGPQVLGRVTIDRRARRVLVDGDEVALSPREHDLLVALASDPGALITRETLMSDVWDREWFGSTRTLNVHVGTLRRKLGDAVRIEAVRGVGYRLAREA, encoded by the coding sequence GTGACCACCGCGCCGCGCACCCGGGTGCTGCTCGTCGAGGACGACCGGTCGATCGCCGCCGGGCTCGTGAAGGGCCTGTCGCGCTACGGCTTCGACGTCGAGGCCGTCGCGACGGGCGCCGCGGTCCCCGAGCACCCCGACCACGACATCGTCCTGCTGGACCTCGGCCTGCCGGACGTCGACGGGCTCGACGTCTGTCGCGCCCTCCGCACCCGGTCGGCGGTGCCGATCATCGTCATCACCGCCCGCGGGGACGAGACCGACCGCGTGGTCGGGCTGGAGCTCGGCGCCGACGACTACCTCGCCAAGCCGTTCGGCCTGCGCGAGCTCGTCGCCCGCATGCGCGCCGTGCTGCGCCGGGTCGCGGCCCCGCCGCCGCTGCCCGCGTCGGTCGCGGTCGCCGTCGGCGCCCCCGACGAGGCGGCCGCCGTTCCCGGCCCGCAGGTGCTCGGGCGGGTGACGATCGACCGTCGCGCGCGGCGCGTGCTGGTCGACGGCGACGAGGTCGCCCTCTCCCCGCGCGAGCACGACCTGCTCGTCGCGCTCGCGTCCGACCCGGGCGCGCTGATCACGCGCGAGACGCTCATGTCCGACGTCTGGGACCGCGAGTGGTTCGGCTCGACCCGCACGCTGAACGTCCACGTCGGCACGCTGCGCCGCAAGCTCGGCGATGCGGTCCGCATCGAGGCGGTCCGCGGGGTCGGGTACCGCCTGGCGCGCGAGGCCTGA
- a CDS encoding SDR family NAD(P)-dependent oxidoreductase yields the protein MSSPQVALVTGAASGLGRAVATALAARGAQVMCADVDEAGGQAVAEELGGTFVRCDVRSLEENRAAVAATEATYGGLDLLYANAGVSSGIGLGEEFDEERYRHVMGVNLDGVVFGIHAALPAFERRGGGAIVATASLAGLTAVPLDPLYAANKHAVVGLVRSLAAMKEQRGVRINAVCPGFSESKIIAPFREALVAQGLPIIPAEQVADTVLALFDGDMSGECWFVQAGRESQPFGFRNIPGPRA from the coding sequence ATGAGCTCTCCCCAGGTCGCCCTCGTCACCGGCGCGGCGAGCGGTCTCGGCCGCGCCGTCGCCACCGCGCTCGCCGCCCGCGGTGCCCAGGTCATGTGCGCCGACGTCGACGAGGCCGGTGGCCAGGCGGTCGCCGAGGAGCTCGGCGGCACGTTCGTGCGCTGCGACGTGCGCTCCCTGGAGGAGAACCGCGCCGCGGTCGCCGCCACCGAGGCGACCTACGGAGGACTCGACCTCCTCTACGCCAACGCGGGCGTCTCCAGCGGCATCGGCCTCGGCGAGGAGTTCGACGAGGAGCGCTACCGCCACGTCATGGGGGTCAACCTCGACGGCGTCGTGTTCGGCATCCACGCCGCGCTGCCGGCGTTCGAGCGCCGCGGCGGCGGGGCGATCGTCGCCACCGCCTCGCTGGCCGGGCTCACCGCCGTGCCGCTCGACCCGCTGTACGCGGCCAACAAGCACGCGGTCGTGGGCCTGGTCCGCTCCCTCGCGGCGATGAAGGAGCAGCGCGGCGTGCGGATCAACGCGGTCTGCCCCGGGTTCAGCGAGTCGAAGATCATCGCCCCGTTCCGCGAGGCGCTCGTCGCCCAGGGGCTGCCGATCATCCCCGCCGAGCAGGTCGCCGACACCGTCCTCGCGCTGTTCGACGGCGACATGAGCGGCGAGTGCTGGTTCGTGCAGGCCGGGCGCGAGAGCCAGCCGTTCGGCTTCCGCAACATCCCCGGGCCGCGCGCCTGA